In a single window of the Pseudodesulfovibrio profundus genome:
- a CDS encoding branched-chain amino acid ABC transporter permease has product MEYFLELFFGGLTRGSIYALIALGYTMVYGIIELINFAHGEIYMIGAFTGLIVAGLLTMLGFPGYSILAIAIVCAVIWAAAYGFTIEKVAYKPLRGAQRLSPLISAIGMSIFLQNYVMLAQTSDFLPFPELVPEFEFMKSMGSMLSSSELVIVGATIAVCVGLTLFIKFTKLGKAMRATAQNRKMAMLVGINVDMVISATFVIGSSLAAVGGVLIASHIGQINYFIGFIAGIKAFTAAVLGGIGSIPGAMLGALVLGLTEAFATGYVSSDYEDVFAFCLLVLILIFRPSGIMGKEKIQKV; this is encoded by the coding sequence ATGGAATATTTTCTGGAATTGTTCTTCGGGGGATTGACCCGGGGTAGCATATACGCGCTCATTGCTCTGGGCTACACCATGGTCTACGGCATTATTGAGCTTATCAACTTCGCTCACGGCGAAATCTACATGATTGGCGCGTTTACCGGGCTGATAGTGGCCGGACTGCTGACCATGCTCGGCTTTCCCGGTTATTCTATTTTGGCCATCGCAATTGTTTGTGCAGTCATATGGGCTGCTGCCTATGGATTCACAATCGAAAAGGTTGCCTACAAGCCTCTGCGTGGTGCGCAACGTCTTTCTCCACTCATTTCAGCTATCGGCATGTCCATTTTCCTGCAGAACTACGTCATGCTGGCTCAGACCTCCGACTTCCTTCCGTTCCCTGAACTCGTTCCTGAGTTCGAGTTCATGAAGTCAATGGGGTCCATGCTCAGTTCTTCTGAACTGGTCATCGTCGGTGCCACCATAGCTGTCTGTGTCGGGCTTACCTTGTTCATCAAGTTCACCAAGCTCGGCAAAGCCATGCGGGCCACGGCCCAGAATCGCAAGATGGCCATGCTGGTCGGCATTAATGTCGATATGGTCATTTCTGCCACTTTTGTCATCGGTTCCAGTCTTGCCGCTGTCGGTGGTGTGTTGATCGCGTCCCATATCGGGCAAATCAACTACTTCATCGGATTCATCGCAGGCATCAAGGCATTTACTGCTGCAGTTCTCGGTGGAATCGGCTCCATCCCTGGTGCGATGCTCGGTGCGTTGGTGCTCGGTCTTACCGAAGCCTTTGCCACCGGATATGTCTCTTCCGACTATGAAGACGTTTTCGCATTCTGCCTGCTGGTGCTCATCCTGATTTTCAGGCCGTCCGGCATCATGGGTAAGGAAAAGATACAGAAGGTTTAA
- a CDS encoding ABC transporter permease subunit produces the protein MNQGFLQFFLTAGCDSFAHAVGKSLLVAAWFVFLTFPIMVIKVNTIEQTVVWRWENVAYIAVSVFFGSFLWRWLLARKELMKDATKKESKVEALLTKVQSNTVLKFVALGAIALIAIGFPQVGNLYQTNIMISCLVYVVLGLGLNIVVGLAGLLDLGYVAFYAVGAYAYALCNMHWDIGFWYMLPIGAVLGAILGIILGFPVLRLRGDYLAIVTLGFGEIIRLVLENWGEVTMGPSGISGIDRPEFFGMDLGVIGSTTYMYYIMIGLLVLTIFCVNRLQHSRIGRAWLALREDEIACQAMGIDKMKTKLMAFALGATWAGMAGVVFAAKTTFINPASFTFWESAIILSIVVIGGMGSIRGVIAGAIILILVPEFLRDFAEFRMLLFGAIMVLVMVFRPQGLISAKRKIYEYKANTASAANE, from the coding sequence ATGAATCAGGGGTTCCTGCAGTTCTTCCTGACCGCCGGGTGCGATAGTTTCGCCCATGCGGTCGGAAAATCTCTGCTGGTTGCCGCATGGTTCGTTTTCCTCACCTTCCCGATTATGGTGATCAAGGTGAATACCATAGAGCAGACGGTGGTGTGGCGGTGGGAAAACGTCGCTTACATTGCCGTAAGCGTCTTCTTCGGTTCCTTTTTGTGGCGCTGGCTTCTGGCGCGTAAGGAACTGATGAAGGATGCAACGAAAAAAGAATCAAAAGTAGAAGCACTGCTGACTAAGGTCCAGTCCAATACCGTGCTGAAGTTTGTTGCTCTGGGTGCAATTGCACTCATAGCCATAGGCTTTCCGCAAGTCGGTAATCTGTATCAGACAAACATCATGATCTCTTGTCTGGTGTATGTCGTTCTCGGACTGGGGCTGAATATCGTTGTCGGTTTGGCTGGCTTGCTCGACTTGGGCTATGTGGCTTTTTATGCCGTCGGTGCGTACGCGTACGCACTGTGCAACATGCACTGGGATATCGGTTTCTGGTACATGTTGCCCATCGGGGCCGTGCTTGGAGCCATCCTGGGCATCATTCTTGGTTTTCCCGTACTTCGACTGCGCGGTGACTACCTTGCCATCGTCACTCTCGGTTTTGGAGAGATCATTCGATTGGTCCTTGAAAACTGGGGCGAAGTGACCATGGGGCCTTCCGGTATTTCCGGTATTGATCGTCCTGAATTCTTCGGAATGGACCTTGGCGTGATCGGATCAACGACCTACATGTATTACATCATGATCGGGCTGCTTGTTTTGACCATCTTCTGCGTCAACAGGTTGCAACATTCTCGTATCGGGCGAGCGTGGCTCGCTCTCAGGGAAGATGAAATAGCCTGCCAGGCGATGGGAATCGACAAGATGAAGACCAAGCTCATGGCATTTGCTCTTGGAGCAACATGGGCAGGTATGGCTGGTGTCGTTTTTGCGGCCAAGACCACCTTCATCAACCCGGCATCATTCACCTTCTGGGAATCTGCCATCATTCTGTCCATCGTCGTTATCGGTGGTATGGGCTCCATTCGCGGGGTTATCGCCGGCGCAATCATTCTGATTCTTGTTCCGGAATTCCTTCGTGATTTTGCAGAGTTCAGAATGCTGCTGTTCGGTGCGATCATGGTTCTGGTCATGGTGTTCCGACCACAGGGCCTGATCAGCGCCAAGCGCAAGATCTACGAGTACAAAGCTAATACTGCGAGTGCGGCAAATGAGTAA
- a CDS encoding ABC transporter ATP-binding protein gives MSNPVLNVNAVSKDFGGIRALDEVDLVVNDKEIVALIGPNGAGKTTFFNCITGIYTPTSGDVLIDPEANGNTNRINGKKPNIVTELGMARTFQNIRLFPSMTALENVMIGTHCRTKSSVWGAISRNKRTRNEEQAVIQRSYELLELVGLGKYVNELASNIAYGKQRRLEIARALATDPFLLLLDEPAAGMNPQETLDLEKLIVDIREQFNISIMLIEHDMKMVMSMSDRIYVLDYGRMIAEGTPQEIAENPDVIKAYLGEGDDE, from the coding sequence ATGAGTAATCCAGTCTTAAATGTCAACGCCGTGAGCAAGGACTTCGGGGGTATTCGTGCCCTGGATGAAGTCGATCTCGTGGTTAATGATAAAGAAATCGTGGCCCTTATCGGGCCGAACGGTGCAGGGAAGACCACGTTCTTCAACTGCATTACAGGTATATATACGCCGACATCCGGTGATGTTCTCATTGACCCAGAGGCTAATGGGAATACTAATCGGATCAATGGCAAGAAACCGAATATCGTTACCGAACTGGGCATGGCGCGGACATTCCAGAATATCCGACTGTTCCCGTCCATGACGGCTTTGGAAAACGTGATGATCGGTACTCACTGCAGAACCAAATCTTCTGTATGGGGAGCCATATCGCGCAACAAGAGAACGAGAAACGAAGAGCAGGCTGTAATCCAGCGAAGCTATGAACTGCTGGAGTTGGTCGGTCTTGGCAAGTACGTCAATGAACTCGCTTCCAATATAGCTTACGGTAAACAGCGTCGTCTTGAAATCGCACGAGCTCTCGCCACTGATCCATTTTTGCTGCTGCTGGATGAGCCTGCTGCAGGTATGAATCCGCAGGAGACCTTGGATCTTGAGAAACTCATTGTTGATATCCGCGAGCAATTCAATATCTCCATTATGCTGATTGAGCATGATATGAAAATGGTCATGTCCATGTCTGATCGCATTTATGTATTGGATTATGGTCGAATGATTGCCGAGGGAACACCGCAGGAAATTGCGGAAAACCCGGATGTCATCAAGGCCTACCTTGGGGAGGGTGATGATGAGTAG
- a CDS encoding ABC transporter ATP-binding protein — translation MLELTKVNSFYGNIQALYDVDLHIDTGEIITLIGANGAGKSTTLMTVCGVVQARSGSVEYQGLDITKESPNKIVGQGICQVPEGRLIFPELTVQENLDMGAFMRNDKSGIARDLEYSYDLFPILAERRRQPGGNLSGGEQQMLAIARALMARPKLLLLDEPSMGLAPLVVRQIFDIIQKVNREAGTTIFLVEQNANLALKIGHRGYVMENGRIVLTDTCDKLLADEQVKKAYLGL, via the coding sequence ATCCTGGAACTCACGAAGGTCAATAGTTTCTACGGCAACATTCAGGCGTTGTACGATGTTGATCTGCATATTGATACTGGCGAAATCATTACCCTGATCGGCGCTAATGGCGCGGGAAAGTCTACAACCCTCATGACCGTGTGTGGTGTGGTTCAGGCTCGTAGCGGAAGTGTCGAATACCAGGGATTGGATATCACCAAGGAATCGCCCAACAAGATTGTTGGCCAGGGAATCTGTCAGGTTCCCGAAGGTCGGTTGATCTTTCCTGAACTGACGGTTCAGGAAAATCTCGATATGGGCGCATTCATGCGTAATGATAAAAGTGGTATCGCTCGCGACCTCGAATATAGTTATGATCTCTTCCCCATCCTGGCCGAGCGGCGCAGGCAGCCTGGCGGTAACTTGTCAGGTGGTGAACAGCAGATGTTGGCCATTGCCCGGGCGCTTATGGCAAGGCCGAAGTTGCTGCTTCTGGACGAACCGTCCATGGGGCTGGCTCCTTTGGTTGTTCGGCAGATCTTCGATATCATTCAGAAAGTCAACAGGGAGGCCGGCACCACGATATTCCTCGTGGAGCAGAACGCCAACCTCGCTCTGAAAATTGGGCATCGAGGATATGTCATGGAAAACGGGCGAATAGTGCTCACTGACACCTGCGACAAGCTCTTGGCAGATGAGCAGGTTAAAAAGGCCTACTTGGGCCTCTAA
- the guaB gene encoding IMP dehydrogenase: protein MSKILDKALTFDDVLLLPGYSNVLPDSVDVSTYLTPQIKLNIPLISAAMDTVTESRMAISMARYGGAGVIHKNMSVREQAREIDRVKKSESGMISDPITVHPDDDLAKVKSIMAEYRISGLPVVKGDHLVGIITNRDIRFVQDDNSLVSELMTSRDLVSVPEGIDTGEAKRKLHQHRIEKLLVVDEDNRLKGLITIKDINKHKKYPDAVKDSLGRLLCGAAIGVGNDCLSRAEALLHAGVDFLVLDSAHGHSENILKSARDLRAAFPQVQLIGGNIATYEGAKALIEAGVDTVKVGIGPGSICTTRIVAGVGVPQITAVMEANRAAREADKCIIADGGIKYSGDVVKALSVGANSCMMGSVLAGTEESPGETILYQGRTYKQYRGMGSIDAMKKGSSDRYFQEKSKKLVPEGIVGRVPYRGKVGESIYQFMGGLRSGMGYTGSSSIDELYEKSQLVQISPAGLRESHVHDVTITKESPNYRGDA, encoded by the coding sequence ATGAGCAAAATTCTTGATAAGGCACTGACGTTCGACGACGTTCTGTTGTTGCCGGGATACTCCAATGTATTGCCCGATTCGGTGGATGTTTCCACTTATCTGACGCCACAGATCAAGCTGAATATACCGCTCATATCCGCAGCCATGGATACGGTTACCGAATCGCGCATGGCAATTTCCATGGCACGATATGGCGGAGCTGGTGTTATTCACAAAAACATGTCCGTACGTGAACAGGCCCGCGAAATTGATCGCGTTAAAAAGTCTGAGTCCGGCATGATTTCCGATCCGATTACGGTCCACCCTGATGACGATCTGGCCAAGGTGAAATCCATCATGGCCGAGTACCGTATTTCCGGTCTGCCTGTTGTTAAGGGCGATCACCTTGTCGGCATCATCACCAACAGGGACATCCGCTTTGTGCAGGATGACAATTCTCTTGTTTCTGAGTTGATGACAAGCCGTGATCTGGTGAGCGTTCCTGAGGGAATCGACACCGGTGAGGCCAAGCGCAAGCTGCATCAGCACCGGATCGAAAAACTGCTCGTCGTTGATGAAGACAATCGACTGAAAGGGTTGATTACCATCAAGGATATCAACAAACACAAGAAATATCCTGATGCAGTCAAAGACTCCCTGGGTCGCCTTTTGTGCGGAGCTGCCATCGGCGTTGGTAACGACTGCCTGAGCAGAGCTGAAGCACTTCTGCATGCCGGGGTTGACTTCCTGGTTCTGGATTCCGCCCATGGGCATTCCGAGAATATTCTCAAATCCGCTCGTGATCTGCGCGCTGCCTTCCCGCAGGTGCAGTTGATCGGTGGCAACATCGCTACCTATGAAGGTGCCAAGGCTCTCATCGAAGCCGGAGTTGATACCGTCAAGGTCGGTATCGGACCTGGTTCCATCTGCACCACCCGTATTGTGGCTGGTGTCGGCGTCCCGCAGATCACCGCTGTAATGGAAGCCAACCGCGCCGCTCGCGAAGCAGACAAATGCATCATCGCCGATGGTGGTATTAAATACTCCGGTGATGTGGTTAAGGCTCTCAGTGTAGGGGCAAATTCCTGCATGATGGGATCTGTTTTGGCCGGAACCGAGGAATCTCCGGGTGAAACTATCTTGTACCAAGGCAGAACCTACAAGCAATACCGCGGCATGGGCTCCATCGACGCCATGAAGAAGGGCAGCTCTGACCGTTACTTCCAGGAAAAATCCAAGAAGCTCGTTCCCGAAGGTATTGTCGGGCGTGTTCCTTACCGTGGTAAAGTGGGAGAATCCATTTACCAGTTCATGGGCGGTCTGCGCTCTGGAATGGGGTACACCGGTTCTTCCTCTATTGATGAGCTTTACGAAAAAAGTCAGCTTGTGCAGATTTCTCCGGCTGGCCTTCGTGAGTCTCATGTCCACGATGTCACCATCACCAAAGAATCTCCCAACTACCGGGGAGACGCGTAA
- the guaA gene encoding glutamine-hydrolyzing GMP synthase — translation MHDNRVLILDFGSQFTQLIARRVREAGVYSEIHPCNVDPERVKAFKPSALILSGGPSSVLEGGCPDLNMDYLEMGVPVLGICYGMQLLAHKLGGKVVASTDREYGRAQFSAQNDCVLFDGIENKEDLTVWMSHGDRVEGLPEGFVPMGKTDSIEFGAMGNPEKKMYALQFHPEVAHTVSGDTIIQNFLFKVAGLEPSWSMASFVDSCIEDLKKQVGDDKVVLGLSGGIDSTVAAVLLHKAIGKNLHCIFVDNGLLRMGEKEEVIGFLAEHFDLNVKFVGAAQEFLDDLKGVEDPERKRKLIGYKFIEVFDREAKAIDGVKFLGQGTLYPDVIESESFKGPSAVIKSHHNVGGLPEKMNLKLVEPLRELFKDEVRRAAYELGLPEHIIWRQPFPGPGLSIRIIGEVTEERLEILRLADKIVQNEMVASDWYRKVWQGFAVLLPLKTVGVMGDDRTYENVIALRVVDSLDAMTADWSRLPSELLARMSNRIINEVKGVNRVVLDISSKPPSTIEWE, via the coding sequence ATGCATGACAATAGAGTACTCATTTTAGATTTTGGCAGTCAGTTCACCCAGCTCATCGCACGTCGCGTGCGTGAAGCAGGCGTGTATTCCGAAATTCACCCCTGTAATGTCGACCCCGAACGGGTCAAGGCGTTCAAACCGTCCGCGTTGATCTTGTCCGGCGGCCCGTCCAGTGTTCTGGAAGGCGGCTGTCCTGACCTCAACATGGACTATCTTGAGATGGGTGTTCCGGTTCTCGGCATCTGCTACGGAATGCAGCTCCTGGCACACAAGCTCGGAGGCAAAGTGGTAGCATCCACTGATCGGGAATACGGACGTGCGCAGTTCTCTGCGCAAAACGACTGCGTGTTGTTTGACGGCATTGAGAACAAAGAGGACCTCACGGTCTGGATGTCTCATGGTGACCGCGTGGAGGGCTTGCCTGAAGGGTTCGTCCCCATGGGTAAAACCGACTCCATCGAGTTCGGCGCCATGGGTAACCCGGAAAAGAAAATGTACGCGTTGCAGTTTCATCCGGAAGTTGCTCACACCGTCAGCGGCGATACCATTATTCAGAACTTTCTTTTCAAGGTTGCCGGCCTGGAGCCTTCCTGGTCCATGGCATCCTTTGTTGATTCCTGCATTGAAGACCTGAAGAAGCAGGTCGGCGATGACAAGGTCGTGCTTGGCCTTTCCGGCGGAATCGACTCAACCGTGGCTGCGGTACTGCTGCACAAGGCCATCGGTAAGAATCTGCATTGTATTTTTGTTGATAACGGCTTGCTCCGCATGGGCGAAAAAGAAGAAGTTATCGGATTCCTTGCTGAACACTTCGATCTGAACGTCAAGTTCGTGGGTGCTGCCCAGGAGTTTCTCGATGACCTCAAGGGCGTCGAAGATCCTGAGAGGAAGCGCAAACTTATCGGCTACAAATTCATCGAAGTCTTTGACCGGGAAGCCAAGGCCATTGATGGCGTGAAGTTCCTCGGACAGGGTACCTTGTATCCTGACGTGATCGAGTCCGAATCATTCAAAGGCCCCTCCGCAGTAATCAAGTCCCACCACAACGTAGGTGGCCTGCCGGAAAAGATGAATCTCAAGCTGGTGGAACCCCTGCGCGAACTGTTCAAGGACGAGGTTCGCAGAGCAGCCTATGAGCTTGGTTTGCCCGAGCATATCATCTGGCGTCAGCCTTTCCCCGGCCCGGGGCTTTCCATCCGCATTATCGGCGAAGTAACCGAAGAGCGTCTGGAAATTCTGCGACTTGCAGACAAGATCGTTCAAAATGAAATGGTTGCCTCTGACTGGTACCGTAAGGTATGGCAGGGCTTTGCCGTGTTGTTGCCCCTCAAAACTGTTGGAGTCATGGGCGACGATCGTACTTACGAGAACGTTATTGCCCTTCGTGTTGTGGACTCCCTGGATGCCATGACCGCTGACTGGTCCAGACTGCCGAGTGAACTGCTCGCTCGTATGTCCAACCGGATCATCAACGAGGTGAAAGGTGTTAACCGCGTGGTTTTGGATATTTCGTCCAAGCCGCCGAGCACCATTGAGTGGGAATAA
- the tatB gene encoding Sec-independent protein translocase protein TatB, producing the protein MFGIGGPELLIICVVALIVIGPQKLPEMLRSLGKGVAEFKRVGNDVKSTLDDEVSKAEAEARKREVDQEMAKRKAEKEAAAASTPEDEPAGNDVDETKAQAPKESTETANDKA; encoded by the coding sequence ATGTTTGGAATAGGCGGACCGGAACTGTTGATCATCTGCGTGGTTGCGCTGATTGTTATCGGACCTCAGAAGCTGCCGGAGATGCTCAGGTCCTTGGGCAAAGGCGTGGCTGAGTTTAAGCGAGTAGGCAACGACGTCAAATCCACATTGGATGACGAGGTCAGCAAGGCCGAAGCTGAAGCGCGTAAACGTGAAGTCGATCAGGAAATGGCAAAGCGGAAGGCTGAGAAAGAGGCTGCCGCAGCCTCAACTCCTGAAGATGAGCCAGCCGGAAATGACGTGGATGAAACCAAGGCCCAAGCGCCCAAGGAATCTACTGAGACCGCTAACGACAAGGCCTAG
- the tatC gene encoding twin-arginine translocase subunit TatC, with product MSAKDDVKKVDGEEPVDVVENSSSDDPSLEEDDQAVATESELAEAETALSESGGGDGAEPPANSGDADGYPDTDDEGDEEEVEEEGNMSLLDHLAELRIRLTRSFIAVAVGMVACYGFADKMFNILMEPMIKVFQDRMADKPMLPVGFFDDLRQALGQVLAEKGFQHSEQVDLFVNALQQSLMQVAQEGHFQYTYPAEAFFSHIKIAIVAGLFLVSPYVFAQIWGFIAPGLYAHERKWMIPMAIISALFFTAGAMFGYFIVFPYGFEFFASFSTDGIQFTPKLNEYLSFCLKLLFAFGFVFELPLFIFFLARMGMVSSSGLRKKRKYAILIGFVMAAILTPPDPFTQCLMAGPLIILYEVGIWVAYFFGKKEERHLQRQAEEEAARQAEMDAAAEEGEEESEPEAKKA from the coding sequence ATGAGTGCAAAAGACGATGTGAAGAAGGTCGACGGTGAAGAGCCGGTCGACGTGGTAGAGAATTCCTCAAGTGATGACCCTTCACTTGAAGAGGACGATCAGGCAGTAGCGACAGAATCCGAGTTGGCAGAAGCCGAGACCGCACTCAGTGAGTCAGGTGGCGGTGACGGGGCAGAGCCTCCGGCCAATTCCGGGGATGCTGACGGGTATCCCGACACCGACGATGAAGGTGATGAAGAAGAGGTGGAAGAGGAAGGCAATATGTCGCTCCTCGACCATCTTGCCGAACTCCGTATTCGGTTGACGCGCAGCTTTATTGCTGTGGCTGTCGGTATGGTTGCCTGTTACGGCTTTGCCGACAAAATGTTCAACATCCTCATGGAACCGATGATCAAGGTGTTTCAGGATCGGATGGCGGACAAGCCCATGTTGCCTGTTGGATTCTTTGATGACTTGCGCCAGGCTTTGGGGCAGGTTCTCGCTGAAAAAGGATTCCAGCATAGCGAGCAGGTCGACCTTTTTGTCAATGCGCTCCAACAGTCGCTGATGCAAGTGGCCCAGGAAGGGCACTTTCAGTACACGTATCCGGCAGAAGCCTTTTTCTCGCATATCAAGATTGCCATCGTGGCCGGACTGTTTTTAGTCAGTCCGTATGTTTTTGCTCAGATTTGGGGATTCATTGCGCCAGGGCTCTACGCACATGAGCGCAAGTGGATGATACCCATGGCCATCATTTCGGCGTTGTTTTTTACTGCCGGTGCCATGTTCGGTTATTTCATCGTCTTCCCATATGGTTTCGAGTTCTTTGCCAGCTTCTCGACGGACGGTATTCAGTTCACTCCGAAGCTTAATGAGTATCTGAGTTTCTGTTTGAAGCTACTATTCGCTTTCGGGTTTGTTTTTGAACTGCCCCTGTTTATATTCTTCCTGGCAAGAATGGGGATGGTTTCTTCCTCTGGCCTGCGCAAAAAGCGCAAGTATGCTATCCTGATCGGATTTGTCATGGCGGCAATACTCACACCGCCGGATCCGTTTACCCAGTGCCTTATGGCCGGGCCGCTGATCATCTTGTATGAGGTCGGCATTTGGGTGGCTTATTTCTTTGGCAAGAAGGAAGAAAGACACCTTCAACGCCAGGCTGAAGAAGAGGCGGCCAGACAGGCTGAGATGGATGCCGCAGCCGAAGAAGGTGAAGAGGAATCCGAGCCGGAAGCCAAAAAGGCATAA
- the hisB gene encoding imidazoleglycerol-phosphate dehydratase HisB, which yields MVRQATVERTTNETDIKLTLTLEGEGNVNVDTGVGFADHMLTLCAFWAGFDLDLSCKGDLHIDSHHTLEDVGLCLGQALGEALGDKKGIVRVASAKVPMDEAMAEVIVDISGRPYIVYEDSLLPDIIAGDEKDIWREFLKSFAFKAGMNLHVNYAYGLNGHHLLEAAFKALGIALAQAVQVGRKGVSSTKGSLD from the coding sequence ATGGTGCGCCAAGCTACGGTGGAACGGACCACGAATGAAACGGACATAAAACTTACTCTGACACTGGAAGGCGAAGGCAACGTCAACGTTGATACCGGTGTTGGGTTTGCTGATCACATGCTGACCCTGTGTGCTTTCTGGGCTGGCTTTGATCTTGATCTTTCATGCAAGGGCGACCTGCATATTGATAGTCATCATACGTTGGAAGATGTTGGCTTATGTCTTGGACAGGCGCTTGGTGAAGCCTTGGGCGACAAGAAGGGCATTGTTCGTGTGGCCTCGGCAAAAGTCCCCATGGACGAAGCCATGGCCGAAGTCATTGTTGATATTTCCGGACGCCCTTACATCGTGTATGAAGACTCACTATTGCCGGATATCATAGCCGGTGACGAGAAAGACATCTGGCGTGAGTTCCTCAAGTCGTTTGCTTTCAAGGCGGGGATGAATCTGCATGTGAACTATGCATATGGACTGAACGGCCACCATTTGCTTGAGGCAGCATTCAAGGCGCTTGGAATAGCGCTTGCCCAGGCTGTTCAGGTAGGTCGTAAAGGGGTGTCCAGCACCAAAGGGAGTCTTGATTGA